DNA sequence from the Actinacidiphila yeochonensis CN732 genome:
CCACCGGGGCGCCCGCACCGAAGGGCAGCAGCGCCAGGCCCCACCCGGCGACGATACCGAGGGCGGCCGGCCACAGCGGCAGCCGCCGCAGGGCACCGCCGGCCAGGCCGCCGAGCACGGCTCCCGCGCCGAACAGCGTCCAGTACAGGCCCAGCAGGGAAGCGCCCGCGTGCAGGTCCTGGGTGACGTGCAGGGGCAGTGCCACCTCGACAGGGCCGTAGAGGGCGTTGAAGCACCAGGTCAGGGCCAGAATCCCGAGCAGTTCGGGGCGGCGCCTGAGCAGCGCCCCGCCGCCCGACGGCCGCCCCTCCGCCGGGTCGGCGCCGGACTCCCGGACGGCTGCGGCGCACCGCTTCGCGGCGTCCCGTCCGCCATCGTGCTCGTGGCCGCCGCAACCGTCCCGCCGGCCCAGCCGCCCCACCTGGAGGGCCAGAACGGCGAAGCTCAGCGCGTCCGCGCCGATCAGCCAGACCGGCCCGACCGCCGCCACCAGCAGCCCGGCCAGTGCCGGCCCGGCCACGACGGAGGCCGAGGCGCTGGCGCCCACCAGCGAGTTCGCCGCGAGCCGGTGCTCGGGCGGCAGCATACGGGCCAGCAGCGCGTACTTGCCGGCGCCGCCCCAGGCGTGCAGCACCGACGAGGCCGCCAGCAGCGCCACGTACACCGCCGGGTGCAGCACTCCGGCGGCGCGGGCCAGCGGCACGCACCCCAGGAGCAGGGCCCGCAGCCAGGCGTCGGCGGCCAGCAGCCGCGGCGCGGGGAAACGGCGCAGCAGCGGGCCGAGGACGAGCGCGCCCAACGCCCCGGGCAGCGCGTACGCGGCCACGGCGGCGCCCACGAACAGCCCCGACCGCCCCTGCGGCGCCAGCTGGAGCGCCAGCCAGGGGACGGCGACGACGCTCATACCGTCGCCGAGGTCGGAGGCGGCCAGCGCCGGCACCAGCCGCCGGAAACCGGCCGAGGCGAGCAGCGGCCGGTACGCCTCGGGGAGCCGGAACCGGGGCCGCGGTGGCCGGCGGGCCCGCGGTGGGGAGAGGGTCACCGTCGAAGGCTGGCAGTTCAACCGCCCTTGAAGTCAAGGGGGATGGCGTCTCCCGGTGCGGTGCGCCGGCCTCCTGGCCAGGGCGCTGCCTCATCGGGACGCGCCGCCGCCGGTTCCCGGCAGGCCGGAGCCGCTCCCTGAGGGACCTGCCGGGCCGGCGTCCCCGGCGGGCGCGGCTGCCGGCCTCCAGCCGGGTCCAGCCGTCGACCTCCACCGCGCGCGGCTCCTCCGGCCACAGGTACGCGCGCCCGTCGGCGACCAGTCGGCGGGGCCCCCTCGGATGGCGGGGCGCGGAGCCGAGGGTGCGCGGCCCGGCGGGCGAACTCCGGCGAGACGGGCAAGGCGGTCGTCGAACCCCGGTGGGACCGGCCGGTGCCCGACGGGAGGACCGGGAGGGCCAGGTCGACGAAGGCAGGACACATCCTGACCCGTCGCAAGTGATCTGGTTCTTGACCATGCCCGTGACCTGCGGCGACCAGATGGATTGAGATGAGGAGGAGTCGAAAATCTCAGCTGATGTGGTCCAGGTTCAGCGAATCGACCGATGTTGTCCTGTGCCCCGGCTGACTGTCCTCGACGGGCCCGCCCAGCCGCTGTCCGGTGTCAGTGGCAAGCGGCAGACTGCGCGCATGAATGATGCCCTTGAATCTGATCGCAGTGACCGCGCTGAGCTGGCTTGGGTCAGCTCGATGGGCGGTCCGTTGATCGTGGTCCCCGAGTCCTGCGTTGGCGCATGGGGCGGGTGCACGGAGGAGGGAGCCGTCCTGGGCGAGGACGGTGGCCGTGATGATTATGACCGGGCTTGCGAGGTCGACGACTGGGCTGGCGTGATCGCCGTGCGCGCGGAGGCTGCGACGGCGCTTGTCTTGGCCGATGAACCCGCGATGACGTGCTTCCTGTCGGAGGAGTTGGTCTTCGTGCGATGGCTGGCTGCGGATTCGCAGGAAGAATTGCTCGCCGGAGCGGAAGCAGTCGTTGCCGACCCGGATACTCCATGGGAGGACGGCGGCTTGTGGGTCACTGATGGCCCGGCGGTGCTGATGGACTCGGCCGTGGCCGGCGCGGATCTCGGAGTGGAGTATCCCGGTGGTGGCCGGCCGGAACAGGCTCCCGTGCAGCTTTCGGCAGGTCGGTGGAGGGTCCGCGCTGTCCATACGAAGAACGAGTTCGCGTGGGTCGGCGTGGTGCAGCTTGTTGCCGAGGATGGCTCGGTCTGAAGGCTGGTATCCCGCGCCATTCATACTTCGATGGCACATGCTGAGAGTTTGGTGTCGCAGGACAGACGTTCGCGGTAGGCCCTCTGGTGACAGCGGTGAGAGCAGGTTCGCCGCTGTGCGTAGCTATTCAGATGGTCCACCGCAGGGTCTGACCGACGATCAATTCGCAGATGCCGCGAAGACGGTGCGCGCGGGTGCCGGGCATCTTGGGGACGACATCGTCGTGCAGGGAAGCCGAGCCGCTGGCACTGCGCGACCTGATTCGGACATCGACTTGGCCATCAGGGTATCGCCTGAGCGATTTGACGAGCTGATTCAAGAACGCTTCGGGTCGCCGAACCCGGGCAGTGCGAAGGAGCGCACGATGATGTGGGCGATGGACACCGGCAAGATCCAGGCCGGTGAGGCTGGGGTCAGCGGGATTCGGAGATCTTTGGAAGCGCAGCTTGGTATGGATGTAGACCTGTCGGTGATCCGACAGAGCGGCCCGTTCGACAACCCACCCTTCATCGAGGTTCCCTGATCATGGCTGACGACACACACCAGTTCTGCAAGATCTTTCTTCGTTCGGCGGAGCTGCTGGAGATCATGGCGATGCTGGCTGAACTCCTGGGAGGCGAGTTCCAGCGCCGAAGCATGCAGCTCACCGAATTGATGGTGGACGTGTTGAAGAACCCTGACGCGGGGATGAACGAAGATTTCGTCTGCTGGCCGACGTTCGTGGAGATCGAGGCCGACACCGACGCCACCAACGAGTGGGTCGCAGGGACCGCCGCAAGGGTTATTACGGCGATGTGGGGTGCGGGTATCCCCGCGGTGGCCGCATGCTCCTTCGAGGACGAGCTGCCATGGCGCGGCGGGATCGCCCGGCTCGATCCGTGAAGAGGCCACAACCGCGAGACCGGCTCGCGACCAGAGCTGACTTCTCCACGGACGGGGAACAGTTCACCAAGTCAAGTGGCGGTCGGCTGCGGTGGCAGCCAAGGCCCGTCGGTGAAGAGGCGGACGAGGGCGTCGAGGTGCTCGATGCCGTGTTTCGCGGCGGTGGACAGGTATGACCAGATGACGGCGAAGTCGGCGAGTCCGGCAAGGGTTCGCCAGCACCCCGAGACCCGCTGGCGGATCTTCGCCCCTCTTACTTCCAACTCGGCTGCGTTGTTGGTGAAGGGGATCGTCAGGTCGTGGATGAAGGCCAGGATCATGTCGCGGTGCTTGTCGAAGCGAGCTGCCAGGGTCAGGGTCCGCTGCTGGAGTGGGGTCCTGCCGGGGGTGTTGTCCGAGCGCATCGCCGCGATCGCGCCCGCGTAGCGGCAGCGGATCTCGGTGAGTTCCTGTTCTGAGAGCGCCTCGCGGCCGGCCCGGCGGGCTTCGTGGGTTGCCTTCAGGGCGAGGACCAGAGTGTTGGCCATCGCCTCGGTGCCCTGCTGGTGGCCGGGGTCGGCGTCGTGGACGGCCTTGAGGTCTCGAAGCGTGTGGGCGCCGCACCAGACGTGGACGGCGTCGACGAGGTGGGTGTAGCCGCCGTAGCCGTCGCGGACCAGGATCCCGGCGAAGCCGTCGAGGATCTTCCCGGCGTCGATGTCGGCGATGCCGCGTCCTCCGACGTGCATGGCGGTGAACGTGTCGTCGCAGGCCACGTGCAGGTATGCGAGTTTCCCGGCGGACCGCGCGGTGGTCTCGTCCACGTGCAGGAGCCGGGCCCGGTGCAGGATCTGCTGGATGTGGGCCATGAACGGCTCCAGAGCGGCGGCGGCCTGGCGGCGGACGTTGACGAGCCAGCCGGTCGAGCAGTCGATGCCGGCCAGGTCCCGCAGCAGCCGCTTCGCGCGGCCGGAGGGCAGGTGATGGGCCATCACGGTGAGCACGGCCCGGGTCTTCACTCCCGGACCCCACTGCACCCGGCCGCTTGCGCCAGGGGGCGTCGGCCCGACGGTGACCGTGCCGCAGCACGGGCAGGTCTTGGAGATCACCCGGTACTCGGTGACCAGGGGCGGCGGGGGCGCGGCCACCTCGAACACCTGCCGCTTGGATACACCGAACACTGTGGCATCGGCCAGGTCGGTCCCACAGTTTCCGCACTCCGGTGGCGGGCGCTCGATCACCTCGTCCGGATCGGCGACCTGGCGGCGGGTGGCCCCGGGATCGCCGTGTTGCTTGCCCGGCTTGCGCCCGGACTTTCTCCGCATTGCCGACGCCTTCGGTGGCGGCTTGCGATACGGGCCGTCCGAGGACGGAGGCTGCGAGGAGTTCGAGGAGTCCCGGTTCAACCGGTCCTGGAGCTCGGCGACGCGAGCAGTCAGCTCCTCGATCCGACCAAGGGCCGTGACCAGCGCAGCGACCAACTCG
Encoded proteins:
- a CDS encoding Imm21 family immunity protein, whose product is MNDALESDRSDRAELAWVSSMGGPLIVVPESCVGAWGGCTEEGAVLGEDGGRDDYDRACEVDDWAGVIAVRAEAATALVLADEPAMTCFLSEELVFVRWLAADSQEELLAGAEAVVADPDTPWEDGGLWVTDGPAVLMDSAVAGADLGVEYPGGGRPEQAPVQLSAGRWRVRAVHTKNEFAWVGVVQLVAEDGSV
- a CDS encoding nucleotidyltransferase domain-containing protein — translated: MRSYSDGPPQGLTDDQFADAAKTVRAGAGHLGDDIVVQGSRAAGTARPDSDIDLAIRVSPERFDELIQERFGSPNPGSAKERTMMWAMDTGKIQAGEAGVSGIRRSLEAQLGMDVDLSVIRQSGPFDNPPFIEVP
- the tnpC gene encoding IS66 family transposase, with translation MGLEALDRGELVAALVTALGRIEELTARVAELQDRLNRDSSNSSQPPSSDGPYRKPPPKASAMRRKSGRKPGKQHGDPGATRRQVADPDEVIERPPPECGNCGTDLADATVFGVSKRQVFEVAAPPPPLVTEYRVISKTCPCCGTVTVGPTPPGASGRVQWGPGVKTRAVLTVMAHHLPSGRAKRLLRDLAGIDCSTGWLVNVRRQAAAALEPFMAHIQQILHRARLLHVDETTARSAGKLAYLHVACDDTFTAMHVGGRGIADIDAGKILDGFAGILVRDGYGGYTHLVDAVHVWCGAHTLRDLKAVHDADPGHQQGTEAMANTLVLALKATHEARRAGREALSEQELTEIRCRYAGAIAAMRSDNTPGRTPLQQRTLTLAARFDKHRDMILAFIHDLTIPFTNNAAELEVRGAKIRQRVSGCWRTLAGLADFAVIWSYLSTAAKHGIEHLDALVRLFTDGPWLPPQPTAT
- a CDS encoding MFS transporter; the encoded protein is MTLSPPRARRPPRPRFRLPEAYRPLLASAGFRRLVPALAASDLGDGMSVVAVPWLALQLAPQGRSGLFVGAAVAAYALPGALGALVLGPLLRRFPAPRLLAADAWLRALLLGCVPLARAAGVLHPAVYVALLAASSVLHAWGGAGKYALLARMLPPEHRLAANSLVGASASASVVAGPALAGLLVAAVGPVWLIGADALSFAVLALQVGRLGRRDGCGGHEHDGGRDAAKRCAAAVRESGADPAEGRPSGGGALLRRRPELLGILALTWCFNALYGPVEVALPLHVTQDLHAGASLLGLYWTLFGAGAVLGGLAGGALRRLPLWPAALGIVAGWGLALLPFGAGAPVAVTVVCFALGGLVYGPFTALTLTLFQDRTPPRQLTAVLAARAAALLTAAPSERPSAARSPPRWVPEGC